One window of Hydractinia symbiolongicarpus strain clone_291-10 chromosome 3, HSymV2.1, whole genome shotgun sequence genomic DNA carries:
- the LOC130635572 gene encoding putative gastrointestinal growth factor xP4, giving the protein MRKYQIYVICFVVLAFAAATATRVCSNRNILCSVVRSTSCSKKIVSSHCPRLCNTCGAKCRNIKASMRVDCGYHGISPLDCLRKGCCYGELKVAGPWCYHRKANCPMIEANKREDCGYPGISKSDCVKKGCCYNAIKEKGPWCYYRQEKCRKIAATRRHDCGYPGITKRACEKKGCCYSELLNQSGPWCYHRLEKCLRKATERDDCGYPGITEFECMKRGCCYNSLPGRGPWCYYR; this is encoded by the exons atgaggaaatatcagatttacgtgatttgttttgttgttttggcttttgccgctgccacag ctacaagagtttgcagcaacagaaatatcttgtgctctgtggttagatcaactagttgttcaaagaaaatcgtttccagtcattgcccaaggctttgcaacacatgtggag caaaatgtcgaaacataaaggcgtcaatgcgcgttgattgtggctaccatggaattagtccgttggattgcttgagaaagggatgttgttatggcgaattaaaggtggctggcccgtggtgttatcatcgaaaag caaactgtcccatgattgaagcaaacaaacgtgaagattgtggttaccctgggataagcaaatcagattgcgtcaaaaaaggatgctgttacaacgcgatcaaggaaaagggaccgtggtgttattacaggcaag aaaaatgccggaaaatagcagcaacaagacgtcatgattgtggttatccaggcataacgaagcgggcatgcgagaagaaaggctgttgttatagtgaattgctaaaccaaagtggaccgtggtgctaccaccgcctag aaaaatgtctgcgcaaagcaacagaacgtgacgactgcggctatcctggtataacagaattcgaatgcatgaaaagaggttgctgctataattcattgcccggtcgtgggccatggtgttattaccgatga
- the LOC130635575 gene encoding integumentary mucin C.1-like yields the protein MRKYQIYVICFVVLAFAAATATRVCSNRNILCSVVRSTSCSKKIVSSHCPRLCNTCGAKCRNIKASMRVDCGYHGISPLDCLRKGCCYGELKVAGPWCYHRKANCPMIEANKREDCGYPGISKSDCVKKGCCYNAIKEKGPWCYYRQEKCRKIAATRRHDCGYPGITKRACEKKGCCYSELLNQSGPWCYHRLGKHRSTLFTFVAK from the exons atgaggaaatatcagatttacgtgatttgttttgttgttttggcttttgccgctgccacag ctacaagagtttgcagcaacagaaatatcttgtgctctgtggttagatcaactagttgttcaaagaaaatcgtttccagtcattgcccaaggctttgcaacacatgtggag caaaatgtcgaaacataaaggcgtcaatgcgcgttgattgtggctaccatggaattagtccgttggattgcttgagaaagggatgttgttatggcgaattaaaggtggctggcccgtggtgttatcatcgaaaag caaactgtcccatgattgaagcaaacaaacgtgaagattgtggttaccctgggataagcaaatcagattgcgtcaaaaaaggatgctgttacaacgcgatcaaggaaaagggaccgtggtgttattacaggcaag aaaaatgccggaaaatagcagcaacaagacgtcatgattgtggttatccaggcataacgaagcgggcatgcgagaagaaaggctgttgttatagtgaattgctaaaccaaagtggaccgtggtgctaccaccgcctaggtaagcatagaagtacgctcttcacattcgtcgcaaaataa
- the LOC130635571 gene encoding putative gastrointestinal growth factor xP4 produces the protein MRKYQIYVICFVVLAFAAATATRVCSNRNILCSVVRSTSCSKKIVSSHCPRLCNTCGAKCRNIKASMRVDCGYHGISPLDCLRKGCCYGELKVAGPWCYHRKANCPMIEANKREDCGYPGISKSDCVKKGCCYNAIKEKGPWSYYRQEKCREIAATRRHDCGYPGITKRACEKKGCCYSELLNQSGPWCYHRLEKCLRKATERDDCGYPGITEFECMKRGCCYNSLPGRGPWCYYR, from the exons atgaggaaatatcagatttacgtgatttgttttgttgttttggcttttgccgctgccacag ctacaagagtttgcagcaacagaaatatcttgtgctctgtggttagatcaactagttgttcaaagaaaatcgtttccagtcattgcccaaggctttgcaacacatgtggag caaaatgtcgaaacataaaggcgtcaatgcgcgttgattgtggctaccatggaattagtccgttggattgcttgagaaagggatgttgttatggcgaattaaaggtggctggcccgtggtgttatcatcgaaaag caaactgtcccatgattgaagcaaacaaacgtgaagattgtggttaccctgggataagcaaatcagattgcgtcaaaaaaggatgctgttacaacgcgatcaaggaaaagggaccgtggtcttattacaggcaag aaaaatgccgggaaattgcagcaacaagacgtcatgattgtggttatccaggcataacgaagcgggcatgcgagaagaaaggctgttgttatagtgaattgctaaaccaaagtggaccgtggtgctaccaccgcctag aaaaatgtctgcgcaaagcaacagaacgtgacgactgcggctatcctggtataacagaattcgaatgcatgaaaagaggttgctgctataattcattgcccggtcgtgggccatggtgttattaccgatga
- the LOC130635580 gene encoding trefoil factor 2-like, which translates to MRKYQIYVICFVVLAFAAATATRVCSNRNILCSVVRSTSCSKKIVSSHCPRLCNTCGAKCRNIKASMRVDCGYHGISPLDCLRKGCCYGELKVAGPWCYHRKANCPMIEANKREDCGYPGISKSDCVKKGCCYNVIKEKGPWCYYRQGKLFRSY; encoded by the exons atgaggaaatatcagatttacgtgatttgttttgttgttttggcttttgccgctgccacag ctacaagagtttgcagcaacagaaatatcttgtgctctgtggttagatcaactagttgttcaaagaaaatcgtttccagtcattgcccaaggctttgcaacacatgtggag caaaatgtcgaaacataaaggcgtcaatgcgcgttgattgtggctaccatggaattagtccgttggattgcttgagaaagggatgttgttatggcgaattaaaggtggctggcccgtggtgttatcatcgaaaag caaactgtcccatgattgaagcaaacaaacgtgaagattgtggttaccctgggataagcaaatcagattgcgtcaaaaaaggatgctgttacaacgtgatcaaggaaaagggaccgtggtgttattacaggcaaggtaagttgttccgctcttactga